The following nucleotide sequence is from Salvia splendens isolate huo1 chromosome 2, SspV2, whole genome shotgun sequence.
GGCACACCTGCAAGACCAACAAAAAATATAGATGCAATAGTCCTTATCACTAGGACACCACCCGATTTTGCAGTTAAAGTTGCTGCAAAAtcctaaaagagatgatttgctGCAGGGAGAGGACAAAGAATACAGCAGTTCCATTTAAGGCTTCACGAGTACACACAATGTGCCTATAAGAACCCCTCCTTGTTCCCCTCAATCTTCCCTTCCACACACATCAAAGATCCAACGTTGTTTTTTTAGAAACGAGAACTAACAACAGCAAGAGAGAAACCATCCCCACTTCTTCACAGCCTATCAGCAGGTAACACTCCCCCTCCATCCCTCCACCCAATCTTTTCTCATGTCATCATGTAGAAGCACTAGAACTAGAAGCAATAAGCTACTGCCTCACAACATAAGAATCCTCATGTTTATACAAGGTTCCCTTCAAGTAAATTTTGAAACCCCACAGCAGGCAACATGATAAATTGTAGGCAGCAACAGTACTATGTATCTTAAATTAGGATAAGCCACCAAGCAAGAGCAACCCCCAACagaacgaaaaaaaaagaaaaaaaaacatgatttGTAGAATAGCTAAGACCCCAATTACCAAGCTTCACCCGTTGTACACCTAATTAACGGGATAAATGCGAGCTAGATAATGAGAGTTCGGAGACTTAACTTTAGGGCCGATTGGTGGATGGTGGCTGCCTTGGCGGCGCACCCAGGCGACGCCGGCTGGGATCGCAGCAAGCGGAACCGCAGCTCGACGGAGGGCCAGCGGTGCGGCGGAGCGGAGCTGTGGGTGTAGGGAGAGAGGGAGGCGATGCTTCCTCTCCCTCTTCGACGGCGCGACGCCAGTGACGACGGGACCAGAGGCAGCAGCAGCGATCCGCAGTGCCCAGCCGGACAGCCAGCGAGGCGGCGGCTAGTCGCGGGCAGCGGCGGTGACGGTAGAAAGACGCCAGCGCTGGACGGGAGGAACTCGCGTGCCTCGCGATATAACGGCTGGTCTCGCAGATGCCGAAAGGAGATGGAAGAAGGATGAAGAAGCGAGCTCCAGCAGCGCAGAGGAGGCGCCGACCGGAGCGGTGACGACGGGCGACGCTGGGTCCGTCTTGATCTAGGGTTCCTTccctaattttggaaattgaaagtgaagAGATAGAATGGGGGAGATGGGGCCGATGGGGGGTGGGACGGGTAGTGTAGTAGTTGGACTGTTTAAATGGTAATTGGGCcacttgattttattttcattggGCCATGGTATATGTTGGTCATATAATACTTGGACCAACAACTAATTAGATTGGGCCTTGCTAATTTAATTCAGTTATGTATTTAACCCAGGAGAATAAAATTGATGCGGGattaatgataaaataaattatgggGTGGGCTGCCAATTAAAATACAAGTATgagtaaaaatataatttaatttttaggcTTTCCAAACGTTTTGCCGATTAAATAATGGATAGACGCTATTTAATTTCGTgacattaaatttatatttccgAAATTTAGCTAATGCTTGAATAATTTTACAAACtctcaaataaattaaatcgctcGATTTAATTTATGCTTAAGGACTTTCCCATGAAATaaggagaaagaataaaatgatCATACGCTTAGGAATACATACACGTTAAATATCTAGCTTCTTaggcctaatttaagtatactttattttctaaagGGGCGTCGTCTCACGTCAAGTAAGACCAAGTCGATGAACTTTCAACTAAGGAATTAAGCTCAAAGGTGGGCATTCTTTTCAAAACTTGATTTTAATATGAACATGTGAATCTTTTCTAAATATGTTTGCCATGCCATTTTTTGGCTTTTACGAAtacctatctgtttggctatgtcaatcatgttaaatcgaattcgggtcccagtagggccgcaaaccctactcggactagtgtacacatatggggatcGTGATCTaactttcgagttggccggtccagtgaccgtcgtggaatgtggtcacattcccggttcacatacgttcagatatggtatctatgtttatgtgattgcggaatcaattttatgaaatgaaaggaatttagtgactcgggccatttaaaaatataaaaaaacccCATGTTCACTCAACTATGGCTGACAATTAAATGGAACTATTTTTTGGCACTGTGCTCACTGAGTATATGaagtactcagccttgcatgtttcttttctaacgtgcaggttgaacgtgtACGAGGAGGCGAAGGTGTTGGGAAATGATTATTAATAAGTAGCAATAGGTAGAATAgagtagtatgtcttcatacatgctACTTTGTCTTGGACTATTCTGCTGCAATAGAACTATGTTCTAGGAACTTATGAATTTGGTCTTCATACtctgattttgttttgattatgTACTCATTCGCCTTCGAAACTATTCCCTCGAGTTGATTATTTCCTTTATGTTGAGTTCATGATggatgagattattttagttacgAAATAGCTACGCTCGCTAGTATTAGGAAGTCGTGGTCGTGACATTTTTTGATCTTACATTTATagcaatgaaataaaatatgaaaccagagcttgcttaAGAGCAAATGTGGCTTCAATTTATGTTGGCTTAATATGTGTTCTATTTTTATAGGTTTTTCCTTCAATGAGATGTGAAATTATGCTTAAGCTTACTTTACTAtggtttttaattttgttttctaaCAAAAGGTGGTTTTGTGTAAACCTTTGAAAGTTCATTTTTTATTAGTCATAGCATCATTTTATTGATGATAGTTTACGTCACAGTTATAGAATTTTGTTATGAAATTTTATATATGAACATAAATAAATTTTGTTATGAAATTTTATACATGAACATAAATATCTTATAAAATAGTAATAGCAAGATAGCAAGATATAATTTAAGATtaagttatgagattatttaGTAGAAAAGTATTCACTATCCATTTAGGATATAATCATCTTGTCAATTCGAACATCTTCTATATAGACAATTAATTCCATACTACATGCAACTGATGTTCATAATATTGCACAAAATGTTAttggattatattttttttagcgTTTCATGACAGTGGAGCCATTtcccataaaaaaaatataacttgTCTTATCTTactttctcatattttattatcttttttcaCTTTATTATCGCTCCACTTAACATATTAAATATGTAAATTTCCACGATTTAAaatctcatttactttttttctattttaggtaAATGAGTTTCATCATTCAACTAATTTATtacactcatattctattataaaaataatataaaagttgagttacATTCCACTGACTCATTTCTCCATTTTTTCCTCACAaagttaaatattaattttttaaaactcgtgccgagttaAAATGAGACTATAAACGGCAGACAACTTTAATCTCTACTAAAAGAATGTTCCAATACAATGAAACGAAGAGAGTATTTTTAAAGGAAAAAGTTTGGTGGAATCGGACGGGATGTCGTTTCACTAATCTGAGAAAAAATTCCCTAGTGTAGATATATCAAATAGAATAGTAAGTTGATATATCCAACAAATAATTATTTGACAAATGAAATTCTAAAAAAGTCATATTCCAACTGTACGTAGCGATTCATGGAAATGAATGTATGTAAATCCTAAACTCattcattattttaaaatatgggAATTTCTCCAAAATGTTTTGAGCCTTACGTATGTACAGTCTTAAGTGCGTATTGAATCTAATGGGATTAATATATGCATACAATTATACATGTCTATgctataaaaaatactactataaaaatttgaaaataattaaaatacgtTTACAAAATTTAAGTTAATAGCCAAACTTcatttgtgtgtgtgtataatttacatttataagtatataataacttagtaaaattaataaatgtatCTCATGAATTCCAATTTAGTGACTAACACAAGGatgaattttgtgtattgaTATGAAACAATGCATAGAAGGAAGTTCTTACATGTACATGTGATATTATATTGTATAAACGTATGTTctacataaataataaagtttggttattaatttaatttttttaaatattcaattaattattttcagttttttataCTACTTTTTTTAATAGCATGTACGTACATATTATTTCCATTAGATACAGTTGGGACTTGAGAGTACGTAAGGAATGTAAataatttggagaaaattccataattaaaagtaataattaaatttatatctaCATTCATTAGTTTTCATGTATGGTTATGTAGAGTTGAAATATGACTTTTTTTAGGATTTCATTTGTCAAATAAATATGCTGTGACAGAATAGAGCAATTGTATAATCGAGACAAACAGAAACGTAAAGAGGACACAGATTTACAtggttcgccaattggctacatccacgggcaggaACGGAGAACAGATTTTATTCAGATTGTTTTCAGATTATGGCTACAGATTTCAGATTGGATCTCAGATCACAGAATTATGTGTCCTATCCTcgtataaataggcacacatgagatcTTATCCTAATTAAGAAACATAATCCTAACCCAATTAGGAAACAGATTCAATGCATACTAACAAATTATTTATTGGACATACCAACTCACTATGCCATTTGATATGCCTAGActaatgaatttttttatttgttgacATACCCACTCACTACGTAATTTGGTATGTCTAGGGAATTTTTTCTCAACTAATCTCTATTAGTGCAATATTTCAAAATGAATAGAGCCAATCCAACTAACGAGGCcagtagtactatattatttaATGCTTTTTCCCAAAATAAATGTAAAACAAAAGAGAGTTGAAAAGTTATATTCCTTCATAACGGTATTTAAAACTGCTATATTTAGGCTTCGCGCCTCATAAATTCACATTTCCTCGCTTCTCAATTGCCTCAATTTTGTAGCGATGATTCCCGAATCAGGTTCTTTCTCTATTCAATCTTACTCCTACGATTCAATTCTATTACGTTGAACTCTTATGTACTTTGATTTGGAGCAATTGTGGTTTTCTCACATTATTGGTTTCAAGTAACAGTGATCGAGTTTTTGGGGTGTGTGCCGCTGCTCCAGATGCTGCCGAGTTCGTCTctgtgaaagtgtgtccgtgcaaactactgatttgatcgagtgttggagccgagctgcagctcaaagaagagatcaagaaatgaagctcggctttgagctagctcggctagaaaggagttcggctagaaaggagttcggctagaaaggagttcggtgaaaggagttcggtaagctcggcttaccgagctggaactagcctggaactagccgagaagaagaaggcagaagaaggaagctcggctttgagctggaactagccgagaaggaagagttcggttttgagccgagtagcggttataactaactttgggaaattgagttagttggattttatttcttgattgcatcttgtataaatagctcgatagagctcagtagtgaagtagcagaattacaccatatacacacacacccagagagattaattctcaagatagcgagcggttgtgagcggtagagtgtgagtgtgagttcattgtaattgtaaagagttcatcaataagattccggtcatcttctccgtggacgtaggtggtttatcaccgaaccacgttatatcgtttgcgtgctttattttctcgattaCGTGTGTGAGATCAGCGGCAACGCAACCCAAcaggtggcgccgtctgtgggaatttcCCAAAGGAGTTCTTGATTGCTTTCTGGGATAGTTAGGGTCCAAGAATTCCGGTACTTGagctgatcttggcgattgcccaccgtctgtttgagaaatgtctacagctaagtttgaggtggagaagttcaccgggaaaaatgactttgggctgtggaggttgaagataaaggccatcttgatgcagcaggGCCTATGGaatatcttgaagaatgaagTCGATGCCGAGAAAGAAGCGGAGGTCGAtgaaaaagagaaaggaaagctTCAGGATATGCAGTATAGAGCCTACAGCACCCTAATCTTGAATTTGTCAGATAGGGTTCTGAGGGAAGTCTCCAAAGAGGAGACAGCTGCGGGAGTAtggacaaaacttgagtcattgtacatgaccaagtccaTTACAAATCGTTTACACCTGAAGCAGAAGCTCCTTGCATTCAGATTCTCAGATGCGAGAGGAATTACAGAGCAACTTGAAGAATTTGGTAAGTGTGTagatgatttggaaaatatcgatgaaatgatcaaggatgaagataaagccTTGATGCTGCTGAATTCGCTTCCTAAGAGTTTTGAACACTTCAAGGATGCGGTGTTACTTGGAAGAGAGTCCAAGGTTACATATGAAGAAATTCATTCTGCTCTGAAAATGAAGGAATCGCATAAGAATGATTATTCCACTTCTACTAGACAAAATGATCCAGTGGCTGAGAGTCTTTTCTTGAAGAAGGGTCAGAacaagaaagttttcaacaagaagaaacaaaacaaagataaggctgagggagagagggagactaGAAGCTGCTACTATTGCAGAAAGCCGGGTCACTTGAAGAAGGCATGTTTTGCTTGGAAAAGGAAGCAAGAACAAGCGATCAATGCAGGTTCAAATACTGCAGATCTTGCTCAGGAAGTGGAGGCCAATGAGGCCTTGAATATACTCTCAGGGGCAAGAATTGAAGAAtgttggatcatggactcgggtTGCTCCTTTCATATATGCTCCCACAGATCCTGGTTTCAAAAGTTGACAGCACACACAGGATCAGTAAtgttggggaatgatcagacATGTGATGTTAGAGGGATTGGAGAAATCAAGCTGAAGGTGAGTGATGGTAGTGTAAAAACTCTCACAGAAGTGAGGTTCATACCTCAGATCAAGAGAAACTTGATTTCTTTAGGGCTGCTGGAGTCCAAGGGCTACAGGTTTGAGTCCAGTAACGGAGTGCTCAGGGTGACAAAGGGTCCCAGAATAGTCATGGAGGCCAAAAGAAAGAATAGCCTGTATTACTTGGTGGGTGAAACCGTGATCAATGCAGCAAATGTTACTCAGTCAGAGAGCCTGGATCTGTGGCATGCTAGACTTGGGCATGTGGGGGAAAAAGGCATCAAGGAGCTTGCTAAGCTGGGTGTAATGAGGCTGGGGACATCAGAGAGGCTCAACAAATGTGAGTCTTGTATTCTTGGAAAGGCAAAAAGGCTACCATTCTCTGGTGGAAAGCACACTACAACAGCTCCCTTTGTATATGCTCACAGTGACTTATGGGGGCCTTCTCCAGcagaatccataggtggaggtaagtatttcatatCTATTATAGATGACTATTCAAGAAAGGTATGGGTTTACATCCTCAAAGAGAAGTCTCAAGCATTTGAGAGGTTTAGAGAATGGCATACTAGATATGAAAATGAGAAAGGGTCAGTGCTTAAGTacttaagaactgataatgggatggagttcttatctactgagtttgatagcttctgtaaaatgaaagggataagaaggcataggaccgtgccaagGAACCCTCAACAGAACGGGCTGGCAGAGAGGATGAACAGGACGTTGCTAGAAAGAGTGAGATGCATGTTGttctactctggaatgccaaagaaattttgggcagaggctgtttctactgcagctgatctgattaacaaatgcccctcttcatcaatttctaatgagactcctgatcagagatggtatggaactTTGGGAGACTACTCAGGCTTGAAGATTTTTGGGTGTGCGGCTTATGCACATATCAAGCAGAATAAGTTGGAACCAAGAGCAAGAAAATGTGTGatgttgggataccaagatggagTGAAGGGGTATAGGTTATGGAATATGGATGAAGGGGGTCAGAATATCATTGTGAGTAGAGATGTAGTGTTCGATGAAGGAGAAATGCCATTCAAGAAAAGTA
It contains:
- the LOC121779391 gene encoding uncharacterized protein LOC121779391, whose protein sequence is MGKNPRSRRTQRRPSSPLRSAPPLRCWSSLLHPSSISFRHLRDQPLYREAREFLPSSAGVFLPSPPLPATSRRLAGCPAGHCGSLLLPLVPSSLASRRRRGRGSIASLSPYTHSSAPPHRWPSVELRFRLLRSQPASPGCAAKAATIHQSALKVCLILQNVGREFAEALASFWQGAGEKAGRRLARFEQKAELRVWA